In the Streptomyces sp. WMMC940 genome, CACAGGAGAAGACGTTGCCCGCACCGTCCAGGTTGCCCTTCCCCCGGGAACTGCCCGCGCTGACCGCCGGGTTGTCCCACCAGACCTACGTCCACTGGCCGTACCCGCCCGACGCGGTGCGCCCGCTGCTACCGCCCGGACTGCGGCCGGACGAGTCGGACGGACGCGCGTGGGTCAGCCTCGTCGCCCTGGTGATGGGATCGGTGCACCCCCTGGGACTGGTGCCGCTGCCCGGGGGAACGTTCGCGCAGACCAATCTGCGGACGTACGTCAGAACGCGGGACGGACGCAGTGGGGTGTGGTTCCTCTCCCTCGACGCCGCCCACCCCCTCATGCCGGTGGCGCGGGTATTCGGGATCCCGTACCACTGGGCGGACCTGGCCGTGCGGCGCAGTCCGGACGGGCGCACCCTCACCTACACCGGCCGGCGCCGGGCCGGACGCGGACGGAACCGCGCGGCCGTGCCCCCCGGCTACCGGCTGACGGTCCGTGCGGGGGCACCGGCCCCGGCACCACCGGACCTGGATCGCTGGCTCACCGCCCGGTGGTCGTCCTTCTCACAACGGGCCGGCGTGCTCTGGGAGGCGCGCGTCGAGCACCCGCCGTGGCGGCTGCGCGGTGCGGAGGTCCTGGAGCTGCGCGAGACGCTGACCGCGTACGCCGGACTCCCCGCACCCGGGGCCCCCGCGCTGGCGCACATGGTGGAACCCATGGACCGCGTACGCCTGGGCGTGGCCCGGCCGGTCGGCCGTGCCTGAAGAGGACGCACGGGCGCGGGCCTCGGACGACGGCGGTGGGTCTCAGACGACCGGGGTGGGTCTCAGACGACGGCGGCGGTCAGCAGCACCAGATGTGCCGCGTCGGCCGCGGCGATGCCCATGGTGGCGAGGAAGGGGAGACGGGCGTCGGCCTCACGGACGGGCCGCAGCAGGGCCAGCGCGCAGAGCAGCACGGTCACCGTGAGGACGGCCCAGCCCTGCCGGGTGACCGGTCCGTCGGGACCGATCAGCAGGACCAGCGACGAGGCGAGCACCAGCAGC is a window encoding:
- a CDS encoding YqjF family protein; this encodes MPAPSRLPFPRELPALTAGLSHQTYVHWPYPPDAVRPLLPPGLRPDESDGRAWVSLVALVMGSVHPLGLVPLPGGTFAQTNLRTYVRTRDGRSGVWFLSLDAAHPLMPVARVFGIPYHWADLAVRRSPDGRTLTYTGRRRAGRGRNRAAVPPGYRLTVRAGAPAPAPPDLDRWLTARWSSFSQRAGVLWEARVEHPPWRLRGAEVLELRETLTAYAGLPAPGAPALAHMVEPMDRVRLGVARPVGRA